The following DNA comes from Candidatus Eisenbacteria bacterium.
GCCAGGCGAGTGAGGGATCGTTGGGCAGCATCGCGGGATTGCCGGAGGTGGGCAGGTTGCCGGGGTAGCCGAAGGCCACCGGGGCACCCTCCGAGGAGGCCAGTTCCACGTCGCCGTTGGATCCCCCGGACGCATACGCCTTGTCGCAGATGGAGTAGCCGGAGGTGCGCCAGCACCCGTCCACCACCAGGCCGGACGCGTCGCGATGCGGCTGGCCCGGCACCTCGCCGTTGAAGAGGTAGGGCGCCAGGTTGGCGGTCCACAGCACGTGGCCGTTCAGCCCCAGGCTCCACTCTCCGAAGGCGGCCTCGGCATCCACGTAGGCCGAGGCGGCCGTGAAATCGAACCGGTGATGCGACACCGAGCCCGAGTAGTCGAGCGTGAGCACCACGTCCATGCCCCCCGGCTCCGGCCAGCGAAGCAGGGTGCGGTGATACGAGGGCGAGCCGGCGAACAGGCCCACGGACTCGCCGGGCGCGATCTCAACCTGGTCCTCCCCGAGGCGGCCGCCCAGGGCGTCCCGCGGATCGGGCGCATCCCCGGCCGCGGCCTGCGCCGGGCCCCAGATCGCGATGACAGCCGCCGCCAGGACCGCCCGAAGTGTGCGTCCCGTCATCCTCTCCCCCCTTCAGTCCAGCCGGACCAGTTTGCCGATGGTCTCCGCGCTCTCCGATCCGGAACGCGCGGTGACGCGGTAGAAGTACACGCCGCGAGCCACAGGCTCACCGGTGGCGTCTCGCCCGTCCCAACCGAGGCGCTGGCGGCCCTCGCCGAAGTCGCCCTCCAGTCCGCGCACGCGTCGCCCCGCGACGGTGAACACGTCCACGCGCACGCGCGCGGACCGGGTGAGCGCGAACAGGAAGTCGGTGGCGGTGCGCACCGGGTTGGGGTAGTTGAAGACGTCCCGCAGGGCCAGCGGCAGCTCGACCTGGAATCGGGCCCCGCCCAGCGTGTCGCCGCGCGCGCAGGCGACGGCGGTATAGGTGCCGCTCTCGAGGCTCAACCGAAGCTGCACCGCGGAGCGGCCGGTGGCGCGGCCCACGGCCGCCGCACCGCGGAACACCCGGATTTCCACCTCCGGATCCCCGGAGAGCGCCGGTTCCTCCAGCGCCCCGCGCAGCTCCACCTCCCCACCGGTCAGCCGCAGCACCGGGCCGGCGGCGGAGCCTTCGGCGCCATTCACCCACAGGCGAAACCGGCCGGGCGGGAGCAACCCGGCCGGCGCGGAGGCGCTCACGCCGTGGTGCCGGTGACCCAGCTCGTGGCGGAACAGCCTCGGGCGGCCGGCCGAGTCGCTTCCAGCGTCGCTCACGAAACCCAGGGCGGTGCCCCCGTCGTGCGCGGCCCACGCCGCCCGCGTGCCCGGGGGCGCGGAGGCGGAACAGGCTGCCAGGTCGGTCTGCGAGAGGGAGCGCCCGGGTCGCGCGCCGTCGCCCCAGGTCCCAAGCGGCGAACCGTCGGCGGCCCACGCGGCCAGGCGGCCGTCGCGGCCCAGGGCGAGGATTCTCTGGCCGCGGTCCGCCAGCACGGCGACACCCCCCACCGGGCCCACGGGCGCGGTGGCCGGCCAGCCGGTCGCGGCGTGGAAGCCGCGCAGGCCGTCGCCGTCCCAGCGGCCCACGCCACCGGCCAGCGGCACCAGCAGGCAGGGCGCCGCGTCGGATCCCAC
Coding sequences within:
- a CDS encoding T9SS type A sorting domain-containing protein — encoded protein: MSARHERSRPDSGARAVLFSTVRWVVFLALAAGIAALLWAVFLAVDAAALPSASLSAGAVGGGFRLVSRDDGGRIFLWDEYGRPAPGWPVAASGAWPAGVPRLQDLDGDGQPEVVCLLKSWDGGQTVRAWRLDGQPAAGFAEIPCPRDMADTPELGDIERRGRPDWVWVGTSGDVLASEAGDPSARRPISPLTNFTGRPRLRLADADGDGVPDVLGGVEEGPAGRWFCLFYAGSMPVYQERQTSVPVTAAPQPARVGSDAAPCLLVPLAGGVGRWDGDGLRGFHAATGWPATAPVGPVGGVAVLADRGQRILALGRDGRLAAWAADGSPLGTWGDGARPGRSLSQTDLAACSASAPPGTRAAWAAHDGGTALGFVSDAGSDSAGRPRLFRHELGHRHHGVSASAPAGLLPPGRFRLWVNGAEGSAAGPVLRLTGGEVELRGALEEPALSGDPEVEIRVFRGAAAVGRATGRSAVQLRLSLESGTYTAVACARGDTLGGARFQVELPLALRDVFNYPNPVRTATDFLFALTRSARVRVDVFTVAGRRVRGLEGDFGEGRQRLGWDGRDATGEPVARGVYFYRVTARSGSESAETIGKLVRLD